From a region of the Triticum aestivum cultivar Chinese Spring chromosome 7D, IWGSC CS RefSeq v2.1, whole genome shotgun sequence genome:
- the LOC123165529 gene encoding glutathione S-transferase-like isoform X2, producing the protein MAAMKPVLYSAAISSCSYRVRIALSLKDYEKINPIKYVPALQDGDILVSDSLAIILYLEDKYPQHLLLPQDLKRKALNLQIANIVCSSIQPLQCYAVIGLIKGKLGPDESLQIVHHYIDKGFRAIEKLLEGCDSKFATGDEVQLADVFLAPQIHAGVTRFDIDMSKYPHLERFYKAYMEIPAFQAARPENQPDAPSLPQ; encoded by the exons ATGGCAGCGATGAAGCCCGTCCTGTACAGCGCGGCGATCAGCTCCTGCTCCTACCGGGTCCGCATCGCCCtcagcctcaaag ATTATGAGAAAATCAATCCAATTAAGTATGTGCCAGCACTACAAGATGGGGACATCTTGGTTTCAGACTCTCTTGCAATCATATTG TATCTTGAAGACAAATATCCCCAGCACCTTCTTTTACCTCAAGATCTGAAAAGGAAGGCTCTTAATCTGCAG ATTGCAAACATTGTGTGCTCGAGCATTCAACCTCTTCAGTGTTACGCTGTTATC GGGTTGATTAAAGGCAAATTGGGCCCCGATGAGAGCCTTCAGATAGTGCATCATTACATTGACAAGGGATTTAGAG CAATTGAAAAACTTCTGGAAGGATGTGACAGTAAATTTGCTACTGGAGATGAAGTCCAACTG GCGGACGTGTTCCTTGCGCCCCAGATACACGCTGGCGTGACGCGCTTCGACATCGACATG TCGAAATATCCACATTTGGAGAGATTTTACAAAGCATACATGGAAATCCCAGCATTTCAAGCCGCACGCCCTGAAAACCAGCCGGACGCGCCTTCGCTCCCACAGTGA
- the LOC123165529 gene encoding glutathione S-transferase-like isoform X1, giving the protein MAAMKPVLYSAAISSCSYRVRIALSLKGVEYEYRAVEWNDTDYEKINPIKYVPALQDGDILVSDSLAIILYLEDKYPQHLLLPQDLKRKALNLQIANIVCSSIQPLQCYAVIGLIKGKLGPDESLQIVHHYIDKGFRAIEKLLEGCDSKFATGDEVQLADVFLAPQIHAGVTRFDIDMSKYPHLERFYKAYMEIPAFQAARPENQPDAPSLPQ; this is encoded by the exons ATGGCAGCGATGAAGCCCGTCCTGTACAGCGCGGCGATCAGCTCCTGCTCCTACCGGGTCCGCATCGCCCtcagcctcaaag GCGTGGAATATGAGTACAGGGCGGTGGAGTGGAATGATACAG ATTATGAGAAAATCAATCCAATTAAGTATGTGCCAGCACTACAAGATGGGGACATCTTGGTTTCAGACTCTCTTGCAATCATATTG TATCTTGAAGACAAATATCCCCAGCACCTTCTTTTACCTCAAGATCTGAAAAGGAAGGCTCTTAATCTGCAG ATTGCAAACATTGTGTGCTCGAGCATTCAACCTCTTCAGTGTTACGCTGTTATC GGGTTGATTAAAGGCAAATTGGGCCCCGATGAGAGCCTTCAGATAGTGCATCATTACATTGACAAGGGATTTAGAG CAATTGAAAAACTTCTGGAAGGATGTGACAGTAAATTTGCTACTGGAGATGAAGTCCAACTG GCGGACGTGTTCCTTGCGCCCCAGATACACGCTGGCGTGACGCGCTTCGACATCGACATG TCGAAATATCCACATTTGGAGAGATTTTACAAAGCATACATGGAAATCCCAGCATTTCAAGCCGCACGCCCTGAAAACCAGCCGGACGCGCCTTCGCTCCCACAGTGA